One stretch of Micromonospora echinospora DNA includes these proteins:
- a CDS encoding MFS transporter, whose product MDRRSEPNRSAIYATTLVAFLAIAGIAVVDPILPAIGEAIGVTAWQVELLFTAYIAVMAVGMIPATLASGRFGFKPVLVTGVSVVGLAAIGASFSNDIVQLSVLRGVWGLGNAMFFATAMVVLVSLANDREWVVGLFETALGLGFAVGPLIGGLLGQVSWRLPFFVCGVFMVLALGVAARKLREPAHKQQPVRLGQIFATYRKPAFVTLCVVTAAYNFVFFVVLGYTPLFLRLDVIPLGLAFTGWGLGLAAGILLIGHRLAHRIGAVQTVGVALLGLLVCMVLFATSTGTAMSLVVLVVAGLFMGLANANLTDLALGLGSADRRVATGAFNLVRWGAAAPAPIISGKLAEHSLALPFWVGFGVLAAGVLVYLAFGHLMAAGYGERVIWNRAARRAEHAPEEPVGEAY is encoded by the coding sequence GTGGATCGCCGATCCGAGCCCAACCGCAGTGCCATCTACGCCACCACGCTCGTCGCGTTCCTCGCCATCGCCGGCATCGCCGTCGTCGACCCGATCCTGCCCGCCATCGGTGAGGCGATCGGCGTCACCGCCTGGCAGGTCGAGTTGCTCTTCACCGCGTACATCGCGGTCATGGCCGTCGGCATGATCCCGGCGACGCTGGCCAGCGGGCGGTTCGGCTTCAAGCCGGTGCTCGTCACCGGCGTCTCCGTGGTCGGCCTCGCCGCCATCGGCGCCTCGTTCAGCAACGACATCGTGCAGCTCTCCGTGCTGCGCGGCGTCTGGGGCCTGGGCAACGCGATGTTCTTCGCCACCGCCATGGTGGTGCTGGTCAGCCTGGCGAACGACAGGGAATGGGTGGTCGGCCTGTTCGAGACCGCCCTCGGCCTCGGCTTCGCCGTCGGCCCGCTGATCGGCGGCCTGCTCGGCCAGGTGAGCTGGCGGCTGCCGTTCTTCGTCTGCGGCGTGTTCATGGTGCTCGCGCTCGGCGTCGCCGCCCGCAAGCTGCGCGAACCGGCCCACAAGCAACAGCCGGTACGCCTCGGCCAGATCTTCGCCACCTACCGCAAGCCCGCGTTCGTGACGCTCTGCGTGGTCACCGCCGCGTACAACTTCGTCTTCTTCGTCGTACTCGGCTACACGCCGCTGTTCCTGCGCCTCGACGTCATCCCGCTCGGCCTGGCGTTCACCGGCTGGGGCCTCGGCCTCGCCGCCGGCATCCTGCTGATCGGGCACCGGCTCGCCCACCGCATCGGCGCGGTGCAGACCGTCGGCGTCGCGCTGCTCGGCCTGCTGGTCTGCATGGTCCTGTTCGCCACCTCCACCGGCACCGCCATGTCGCTCGTCGTCCTGGTCGTCGCCGGCCTGTTCATGGGCCTCGCCAACGCCAACCTGACCGACCTGGCGTTGGGGCTCGGCTCCGCCGACCGCCGCGTTGCCACCGGCGCGTTCAACCTGGTCCGCTGGGGCGCCGCCGCGCCCGCGCCGATCATCTCCGGCAAGCTGGCCGAGCACAGCCTCGCGCTGCCGTTCTGGGTCGGCTTCGGCGTGCTCGCCGCCGGTGTGCTGGTCTACCTGGCGTTCGGCCACCTGATGGCGGCCGGCTACGGCGAACGGGTGATCTGGAACCGGGCCGCCCGCCGCGCCGAGCACGCCCCGGAAGAGCCGGTGGGGGAGGCCTACTGA
- a CDS encoding SigE family RNA polymerase sigma factor encodes MDDAGFRDFVEVRYTDLLRTAYRVPRTAYLLTGDRDAAADLVHEALIKVMRNWRRMDEPMAYVRRAMVNERTSRWRRLRLRELLTSSVPERPGPDSTEHVAVRDELLTALDRLPVRMRTVLVLRYWEDLPEAEVAAVMGCAVGTVKSQAARGLARLRVVLDGERAGLTGEILGGTA; translated from the coding sequence ATGGATGACGCGGGATTCCGCGACTTCGTGGAAGTCCGCTACACCGACCTGCTGCGTACCGCGTACCGCGTACCGCGTACCGCGTACCTCCTGACCGGCGACCGCGACGCCGCGGCCGACCTGGTGCACGAAGCGCTGATCAAGGTGATGCGGAACTGGCGCCGGATGGACGAGCCGATGGCGTACGTCCGCCGCGCGATGGTCAACGAACGCACCAGCCGGTGGCGACGGCTCAGACTGCGCGAGCTGCTCACCTCCAGCGTGCCGGAGCGACCGGGTCCGGACAGCACCGAGCACGTCGCGGTACGCGACGAACTGCTCACCGCGCTGGACCGGTTGCCGGTCCGGATGCGCACGGTGCTGGTCCTGCGCTACTGGGAGGACCTGCCGGAGGCGGAGGTCGCGGCCGTCATGGGATGCGCGGTGGGCACTGTGAAGAGCCAGGCGGCGCGAGGGCTGGCCCGGCTCCGCGTCGTGCTGGACGGGGAGCGGGCCGGGCTGACCGGCGAAATTCTGGGAGGGACGGCATGA
- a CDS encoding sulfite exporter TauE/SafE family protein: MDFSDAALLLAAGLAAGTVNAVAGGGSLITFPAMIATGLPPVAANVSNSVSVFPGYVASVAGSRVDLPRGRELWSLLPTAVLGTIAGCALLLATPARAFELVVPFLVLGATAVLAFQGPLRRLVGHPERLGARRRTVTVQTMVALGTVYGGYFGAALGVMLVAGLALVLDATLARVSAVKNLLSAVVGLTTLIVFALFGAVNWAAVAVVAPATLFGGYAGARLARRLPQVVLKTVIVVFGTVIGCYLLWRALT; the protein is encoded by the coding sequence ATGGATTTCTCCGACGCCGCGCTCCTGCTCGCCGCCGGTCTCGCCGCGGGCACTGTGAACGCGGTGGCCGGAGGTGGCTCACTGATCACGTTTCCGGCGATGATCGCGACCGGCCTGCCGCCGGTGGCGGCGAACGTCTCCAACTCGGTGTCGGTCTTTCCCGGGTACGTGGCGAGCGTGGCGGGCAGCCGGGTGGACCTGCCGCGCGGGCGGGAACTGTGGTCGCTGCTGCCCACCGCGGTGCTCGGCACGATCGCCGGGTGCGCGCTGCTGCTGGCGACCCCCGCGCGCGCGTTCGAACTGGTGGTGCCGTTCCTGGTGCTCGGCGCGACCGCCGTACTCGCGTTCCAGGGTCCGCTGCGCCGGCTGGTCGGCCATCCGGAACGGCTGGGCGCGCGCCGCCGTACCGTCACGGTTCAGACCATGGTCGCGCTCGGCACTGTGTACGGAGGCTACTTCGGCGCGGCCCTCGGGGTGATGCTGGTGGCCGGTTTGGCGCTGGTGCTGGACGCGACGCTGGCCCGGGTGTCGGCGGTGAAGAACCTGCTCTCGGCCGTGGTGGGGTTGACCACGCTCATCGTGTTCGCCCTGTTCGGCGCGGTGAACTGGGCGGCGGTTGCGGTGGTCGCGCCGGCCACCCTGTTCGGTGGGTACGCGGGCGCGCGGCTGGCCCGCCGGCTTCCGCAGGTGGTGTTGAAGACGGTGATCGTCGTGTTCGGCACGGTCATCGGGTGCTACCTGCTGTGGCGGGCGCTGACCTGA